One Pecten maximus chromosome 7, xPecMax1.1, whole genome shotgun sequence genomic window carries:
- the LOC117330301 gene encoding neurogenic locus notch homolog protein 1-like isoform X2: MCCSVTLEVLVWCMPNMYGSNCDVYCMDSPRMHCNKTTGQKYCIQGWTGANCSSCNQSVCHNHGNCVADTNGQSKCVCLPGWTGQHCEQKVNVCQTMPCQHGGVCSNTNGSFSCKCVNGWHGKTCSLLDICQTRNPCENGGTCYSTPTDYKCSCTAGWIGKNCSTEVNECQSGRNPCLHGGTCVNTRGSFRCVCSSEWTGSICSEDINECKSSTNNPCQNGGTCQNTIGNYMCVCPHSWSGRSCEVDIDECLSSTPCLHGGTCQNTNGSFTCLCPTNWSGYRCQLDKNECNNTTPSCQNGGTCLNTVGSFTCTCVVGWTGRTCGIDVDECMQRNPCSNEGTCQNINGSYFCHCPAGWSGHSCKEDIDECNTLSPCSHAGTCKNLNGSFTCYCPRGWTGPTCETDIDECKTSNPCLHGGICRNINGTFSCSCPTGWTGKTCETDINECMYLTPCHHGGTCRNMNGSYTCLCTPSWTGSTCEKDIDECKNSNPCTHGGTCLNSIGSFSCVCSQSWTGELCDTDVDECNNTDSCLNGGVCYNSDGSYSCECSPGWSGPNCQSDNDECEISDICHNHGTCQNTNGSFVCHCVNGWTGTTCQTDVNECRSLSPCLHSGTCYNTNGSFYCECVSVWMGKTCETDRDECQESDVCQHNGTCNNAIGSFSCQCDNGWEGKTCDRDINECKISTPCVNGGTCRNAEGSYTCLCSPHWTGSTCEKDVDECKNLNPCTNGGTCLNGIGSFSCVCPQTWTGELCDTDVDECNYTDSCLNGGVCYNSNGSYLCECSPGWSGQNCQSDNDECEISDICHNHGTCQNTNGSFVCHCVNGWTGTTCQTDVNECRSLSPCLHSGTCYNTNGSFYCECVSVWMGKTCETDRDECQESDVCQHNGTCNNAIGSFSCQCDNGWEGKTCDRDINECKISTPCVNGGTCRNVEGSYRCLCSPSWTGSTCDKDVDECRNSNPCTHGGTCLNGIGSFSCVCPQTWTGELCDTDVDECNNTDSCLNGGVCYNSDGSYSCECSPGWSGPNCQSDNDECEISDICHNHGTCQNTNGSFVCHCVNGWTGTTCQADVNECQTLSPCIHNGTCYNTNGSFDCECISGWTGKTCETDRDECQESDICQHNGTCNNTIGSFICDCPRTWTGQICEQDVNECHDLSLCQNSGTCYNTNGSFRCECTPGWSGIHCEKDNDECVLGDICRHGGSCHNINGSYECLCSNGWTGLNCETDIDECVHSQPCKNNGVCNNTDGSYACICLHGWNGERCETDIDECNMSSPCFNNGTCNNTLGSYSCTCTIGWTGTLCDADINECKIADPCKHGSVCHNTNGSYTCTCINGWKGIDCAVDVDECEVYDPCDHGGTCHNLNGSYTCSCTPAWTGLNCSEDINECAVYHPCENNGSCSNVYEGYRCWCTSGWKGVNCTEDLDECKDKAPCLNNGTCINTPGHYQCQCSEGWSGDDCSSDVDECILSTTCSNNGTCNNIDGSYTCSCTQGWSGHDCSSDVNECFLNPNICRNGVCTNVNGSFICTCFEGWTGHNCSDDVDECSKLPCKNNGTCVNIPGNYTCSCPTGWTGRLCNVDINECSIRVCLNGGHCQNYNGAYTCQCFDGWHGNNCEVKMSPTTNSIQHLFSTENTESRQPNFTPTGTVISAHMNRNNTTASTIRESSSPDIISTAALPQRSTDITSIISNTTDSTKSTNIYPVSGSASTIHATENSISRKTTYSDSTSQKPTTSRSTTYKVTSATSSTHKSTISTPASYKPQTSRSASNNTATMSISHHSYKSTVKDGKTADTLTSHTNTPSITGPVTTTPKTTGFSTTKPTTDSKDYVSLTFVGSGNATVSVLLTTGVEAMVGRICSQGKPDIKQIHFTGGHTRCHIEFLATCDGHPLEQNQVDIAVNTDTSIQKMFPLPLLHTKTQETSPPTQSWIAGNWVALAGAAAGFIVLITLGVILQKRRKHRRGVSVLDDKIQLERQSSTVKLMNNPVYDSCTTNA; this comes from the exons ATGTGTTGCAGTGTTACCTTAGAGGTGTTGGTGTGGTGCATGCCTAATATGTACGGCAGTAactgtgatgtatattgtatggacTCGCCAAGGATGCATTGCAACAAAACTACCGGGCAAAAGTATTGTATACAAG GTTGGACGGGTGCTAATTGTTCCTCCTGTAACCAGTCAGTGTGTCACAATCACGGGAACTGCGTCGCAGATACAAACGGACAATCTAAATGTGTTTGTCTTCCTGGTTGGACTGGGCAACACTGTGAACAGAAAGTCAACGTGTGTCAGACAATGCCATGTCAACATGGTGGAGTGTGTAGTAATACAAACGGGTCATTTTCCTGTAAATGTGTCAACGGCTGGCATGGGAAGACATGTTCCTTGCTGGACATATGCCAAACCCGGAATCCATGTGAAAATGGCGGAACGTGTTACAGTACACCTACTGACTACAAATGTTCCTGCACTGCCGGTTGGATAGGCAAAAACTGTTCGACTGAAGTAAACGAGTGCCAGTCGGGACGTAACCCTTGTCTTCATGGAGGAACATGTGTTAATACGAGAGGTTCCTTTAGATGTGTCTGTTCGTCCGAGTGGACGGGTTCAATATGCTCCGAAGATATCAATGAATGTAAAAGTAGTACAAATAATCCTTGTCAAAATGGCGGAACATGTCAAAACACTATCGGTAACTATATGTGTGTGTGTCCTCACTCTTGGTCTGGACGTTCGTGTGAAGTTGATATTGACGAATGTTTGTCCTCAACTCCATGTCTCCATGGCGGGACATGTCAGAACACAAACGGGTCCTTTACATGTCTGTGCCCCACCAACTGGTCGGGATATAGATGTCAATTGGATAAAAATGAATGcaacaacacaacaccatcATGTCAAAATGGCGGAACATGTCTAAATACAGTTGGAAGTTTCACATGTACGTGTGTAGTGGGTTGGACGGGGCGTACGTGTGGTATTGATGTTGATGAATGCATGCAACGGAACCCATGTTCCAACGAAGGAACTTGTCAGAACATAAACGGAAGTTACTTTTGCCATTGTCCAGCTGGATGGTCTGGCCACTCTTGTAAAGAAGACATAGATGAATGTAACACGTTGTCACCTTGTTCTCATGCAGGGACTTGTAAAAATCTAAACGGTAGCTTCACTTGTTACTGTCCTCGTGGTTGGACTGGTCCTACATGTGAAACGGACATTGATGAATGTAAGACGTCAAATCCCTGTCTCCATGGCGGCATATGTCGGAATATAAATGGAACTTTCAGCTGTAGCTGTCCTACAGGGTGGACGGGGAAAACATGCGAAACAGATATTAacgaatgtatgtatttaacgCCATGCCACCATGGCGGGACGTGTCGTAATATGAATGGAAGTTACACCTGCCTGTGTACTCCGAGCTGGACCGGCAGCACATGTGAGAAGGATATTGACGAATGCAAGAATTCAAATCCTTGCACACATGGAGGTACCTGTCTGAATAGTATCGGCAGCTTCTCGTGCGTTTGTTCACAATCATGGACGGGTGAACTGTGTGATACCGACGTTGATGAGTGTAATAATACAGATTCCTGTCTAAATGGAGGCGTTTGTTACAACTCAGACGGTTCCTACTCGTGCGAATGTTCTCCTGGGTGGTCCGGACCGAATTGTCAATCAGACAACGATGAATGTGAAATCAGTGATATTTGTCACAACCACGGAACttgtcaaaacacaaatggAAGTTTTGTTTGTCACTGCGTGAACGGTTGGACTGGAACCACATGTCAGACTGACGTGAACGAATGTCGGTCTTTGTCACCCTGCCTTCACAGTGGAACCTGTTACAACACGAACGGCTCTTTTTACTGCGAATGTGTGAGCGTATGGATGGGAAAGACTTGTGAGACAGACAGAGACGAATGTCAGGAAAGTGATGTATGCCAACACAATGGAACATGCAACAATGCAATCGGAAGTTTTAGTTGCCAGTGTGATAACGGCTGGGAGGGGAAAACATGTGACAGGGACATCAATGAATGTAAGATTTCCACCCCATGTGTCAATGGTGGAACATGTCGTAATGCAGAAGGAAGTTACACCTGTCTGTGTAGTCCTCATTGGACCGGCAGCACATGCGAGAAGGATGTTGACGAATGTAAGAATTTAAATCCTTGCACAAATGGAGGTACCTGTCTGAATGGTATCGGCAGCTTCTCGTGTGTTTGTCCACAAACATGGACGGGTGAACTATGTGATACCGACGTTGATGAATGTAATTATACCGATTCCTGTCTTAACGGAGGCGTCTGTTACAACTCAAACGGTTCCTACCTCTGTGAATGTTCTCCTGGGTGGTCGGGACAGAACTGCCAATCAGACAACGATGAATGTGAAATCAGTGATATTTGTCACAACCACGGAACttgtcaaaacacaaatggAAGTTTCGTTTGTCACTGCGTGAACGGTTGGACTGGAACCACATGTCAGACTGACGTGAACGAATGTCGGTCTTTGTCACCCTGCCTTCATAGTGGAACCTGTTACAACACGAACGGCTCTTTTTACTGCGAATGTGTGAGCGTATGGATGGGAAAGACTTGTGAGACAGACAGAGACGAATGTCAGGAAAGTGATGTATGCCAACACAATGGAACATGCAACAATGCAATCGGAAGTTTTAGTTGCCAGTGTGATAACGGCTGGGAGGGGAAAACATGTGACAGGGATATCAATGAATGTAAGATTTCAACCCCATGTGTTAATGGTGGAACATGTCGTAATGTAGAAGGAAGCTACAGGTGTCTGTGTAGTCCGAGCTGGACCGGCAGCACGTGCGATAAGGACGTTGACGAATGTAGGAATTCAAATCCTTGCACACATGGAGGTACCTGTCTGAATGGTATCGGCAGCTTCTCGTGCGTTTGTCCACAAACATGGACGGGTGAACTGTGTGATACCGACGTTGATGAATGTAATAATACAGATTCCTGTCTAAATGGAGGCGTTTGTTACAACTCGGATGGTTCCTACTCGTGCGAATGTTCTCCTGGGTGGTCCGGACCGAATTGTCAATCAGACAACGATGAATGTGAAATCAGTGATATTTGTCACAACCACGGAACttgtcaaaacacaaatggAAGTTTCGTTTGTCACTGCGTGAACGGTTGGACTGGAACCACATGTCAGGCAGACGTGAACGAATGTCAGACTTTGTCACCCTGCATTCACAATGGAACCTGTTACAACACGAACGGCTCTTTTGACTGCGAATGTATCAGCGGGTGGACGGGAAAGACTTGTGAGACAGACAGAGACGAATGTCAGGAAAGTGACATATGCCAACACAATGGAACATGCAACAATACAATCGGAAGTTTTATATGTGACTGTCCCAGGACTTGGACCGGACAAATATGTGAGCAGGACGTGAACGAATGTCATGATCTTTCATTGTGTCAAAATTCAGGAACATGTTATAATACGAACGGCTCGTTTCGTTGTGAATGTACTCCTGGATGGTCGGGGATACATTGCGAGAAAGATAATGACGAATGCGTGCTTGGGGATATATGTCGACACGGCGGATCTTGTCACAATATCAATGGATCTTACGAATGCTTATGCAGCAACGGATGGACGGGTTTGAATTGTGAGACTGACATAGATGAATGTGTACATAGTCAACCCTGTAAAAACAATGGAGTCTGTAACAACACCGACGGCTCCTATGCTTGTATTTGTTTACATGGATGGAATGGGGAGCGCTGTGAGACTGACATTGATGAATGCAATATGTCATCACCTTGCTTTAATAACGGCACGTGTAACAACACATTAGGTTCATACAGTTGCACCTGTACTATCGGTTGGACGGGGACGTTGTGTGACGCTGACATCAACGAGTGCAAGATAGCAGATCCATGTAAACATGGCAGTGTGTGTCACAACACAAACGGCTCTTATACATGCACGTGCATTAATGGTTGGAAAGGAATCGATTGCGCGGTAGACGTGGACGAATGTGAAGTATACGACCCATGTGACCACGGAGGAACCTGTCACAATCTCAACGGTAGTTATACATGTTCGTGTACACCTGCATGGACTGGCCTGAATTGTTCAGAGGATATAAACGAATGCGCCGTTTATCATCCATGTGAAAACAACGGATCGTGTTCGAATGTTTACGAAGGTTATAGATGTTGGTGTACATCCGGCTGGAAAGGTGTCAACTGTACGGAAGATCTGGATGAATGCAAGGACAAGGCACCCTGTCTTAACAATGGCACCTGTATCAACACACCGGGACATTATCAGTGTCAATGCTCGGAAGGTTGGTCAGGTGACGACTGCTCCTCTGATGTCGACGAATGTATCTTGTCAACAACATGTTCCAATAATGGAACATGTAACAATATCGATGGTAGCTATACGTGTTCTTGTACACAAGGCTGGTCCGGACACGACTGTTCCAGTGACGTCAACGAATGCTTTTTAAATCCAAACATATGTCGTAATGGAGTTTGCACCAACGTAAATGGTTCGTTCATATGTACATGCTTTGAAGGCTGGACTGGACACAACTGCTCAGACGACGTCGATGAATGCTCTAAATTACCATGCAAAAACAACGGGACGTGTGTTAATATTCCCGGGAATTATACTTGTTCATGTCCTACAGGATGGACTGGTCGTCTATGCAATGTTGACATCAACGAATGTTCTATAAGGGTGTGTCTCAATGGTGGACATTGTCAGAATTATAATGGTGCCTACACATGTCAGTGTTTTGATGGTTGGCATGGAAACAATTGTGAAGTAAAAATGTCACCAACGACAAACAgcatacaacatttattttctaCAGAAAACACCGAATCGAGACAACCGAATTTTACACCAACAGGCACTGTTATATCAGCACATATGAACAGAAATAACACGACTGCTTCTACTATCCGCGAATCATCTTCACCAGACATCATTTCTACAGCGGCTCTACCTCAAAGATCTACTGATATAACGTCTATCATATCAAACACCACGGACTCGACAAAGTCAACAAACATTTACCCTGTATCTGGTTCAGCGTCAACTATACATGCCACTGAGAACTCTATTTCTCGTAAAACAACATATTCTGACTCAACATCACAAAAACCCACCACTTCTAGATCAACAACATACAAAGTGACAAGTGCTACATCATCGACGCACAAGTCTACAATATCTACGCCAGCATCGTACAAACCTCAAACATCTCGTTCAGCGTCTAATAACACAGCAACAATGTCTATATCCCACCACTCGTATAAGTCGACCGTTAAGGATGGAAAGACGGCAGATACATTAACGTCGCATACAAATACTCCTTCGATTACGGGTCCCGTCACGACAACACCAAAGACGACCGGGTTTTCTACTACTAAACCGACCACAGATAGTAAAG ATTATGTGTCACTGACGTTCGTGGGGAGTGGAAACGCAACTGTATCGGTGTTACTTACAACAGGCGTGGAAGCGATGGTCGGACGGATCTGTTCACAAGGGAAACCGGACATTAAACAGATACACTTCAC TGGGGGCCATACCAGATGCCATATAGAGTTTTTGGCCACTTGTGACGGACACCCGTTGGAACAGAACCAGGTCGACATCGCTGTTAACACTGACACATCCATACAGAAAATGTTTCCGCTCCCTCTACTACACACGAAAACACAGGAAACATCTCCACCAACCCAA AGCTGGATTGCTGGCAATTGGGTTGCGTTAGCAGGGGCTGCAGCTGGATTCATCGTCCTCATCACATTGGGTGTAATTCTCCAAAAACGACGTAAACACAG AAGAGGTGTGTCTGTCCTAGATGACAAAATTCAACTGGAAAGGCAATCTTCCACAGTGAAATTGATGAACAATCCGGTCTACGATAGCTGTACAACTAATGCATAA